The Candidatus Tanganyikabacteria bacterium genome segment TGGGCAGCGTCTCGTCCCGATCGTGCCCGATGCCCGCGACGACCGGTACCGGACAGAGGCAGATGGCGCGGCCGATGGCGTAGTCGTTGAACCACGAGAGGTCGGCGCTCGCCCCGCCGCCGCGCACCAGGGCGATGCAATCCACCTTCTCCCGGGCCAGGCGACCCAGCGCCGCCACGACCGAGGAGGCCGTCTCGGGGCCCTGCACGCGGCTCTCCACGAAGTGGATTTCGAACGGGAACCCGGACTGCGACAGGATGCGCTGGAAGTCGGCGAAGCCGTCCTTGGCGGCCGTGACGACGCCCACGCGCAGCGGCAACTCGGGCCAGGGCAGGCGGCGATTGCGGTCCGCGATACCTTCCTGGATCAGCCGGTCGTGGACCGCATCCAGGTTCTTGAGGATTCTTCCGACGGTGTAGCTCGGATCTGCGTCCTCGACGTAGAGCTGGAGCCGTCCCGCACTCTCCCAGACGCGCACGCTGACCTTGAACAGCACGGGCAGGGTATCGCGCAGCTCGACGCCGGCGCCGCGGAACTTGTGGCAAAGGGTCTGGAAGACGTTGGGCCACATCACCGCGTCGAGCTGGCAAGCCGGCTTGTCCGCGGTCTCGTCCCAGTCGGCCAGGGCGAAGGGGTAGTAGCGGGCCGCCCGGGCTGCGACCTTGTCGAAGCCGAGGAGCGTGCCGACGACCCATACGGGGCCCGGGAAGGCGTCAGCGAGCGC includes the following:
- a CDS encoding exodeoxyribonuclease VII large subunit, which produces MRESAVRKLDYDEDAGVVVVSFPFDQALNAQLKSELPGMRWDRDGRRWVLPARHAARASEILIQMGFAPTEAFIATLAGSASAPAKGAGGSSAAADAAELPPGARSVAELVARIKRALADAFPGPVWVVGTLLGFDKVAARAARYYPFALADWDETADKPACQLDAVMWPNVFQTLCHKFRGAGVELRDTLPVLFKVSVRVWESAGRLQLYVEDADPSYTVGRILKNLDAVHDRLIQEGIADRNRRLPWPELPLRVGVVTAAKDGFADFQRILSQSGFPFEIHFVESRVQGPETASSVVAALGRLAREKVDCIALVRGGGASADLSWFNDYAIGRAICLCPVPVVAGIGHDRDETLP